A portion of the Paenibacillus sp. PvR098 genome contains these proteins:
- the pheA gene encoding prephenate dehydratase, translating to MKRVSLLGPGTFTEESAYYFLGKDNFEYVNCKLIADVFRATLDGTTDFSVIPIENTFEGSVSLHVDWLVHDVDLPIQAEWVYPISINLLRLPAQENGAMALEKGCGRIRKIYSHGVTLAQCQKFLREHLPHVELEQVGSNGEAARLVRELGDPEVAALAPQGAGELYRLQTLAAGVQDHQNNYTRFVLIGREKPMMKEASGCKTTILVTLPEDYPGALHQVLSAFAWRRINLSKIESRPTKKKLGNYFFYIDIEASMDSVLLPAALQEIEAIGCQVRILGCYPTYSYEPETSEV from the coding sequence ATGAAGCGAGTATCGCTCCTGGGTCCAGGCACCTTTACCGAGGAATCCGCTTACTATTTTCTAGGTAAGGACAATTTTGAATATGTAAACTGCAAGCTGATCGCCGATGTGTTCCGTGCGACGTTGGACGGGACGACCGATTTCAGTGTCATTCCGATCGAGAACACCTTCGAAGGCTCGGTCAGCCTGCACGTGGACTGGCTGGTCCATGACGTTGACCTGCCGATTCAAGCGGAATGGGTATACCCGATCTCGATCAACCTGCTGCGTCTTCCTGCTCAGGAGAACGGGGCTATGGCATTGGAAAAAGGCTGCGGCCGGATCCGCAAAATTTATTCGCACGGCGTGACGTTGGCCCAGTGTCAAAAATTTCTGCGCGAGCATCTGCCGCACGTGGAGCTGGAGCAGGTCGGCAGCAACGGCGAAGCCGCCAGGCTTGTGAGAGAGCTGGGCGATCCGGAGGTAGCGGCGCTTGCTCCCCAAGGAGCGGGCGAGCTGTACCGTTTGCAAACGCTCGCCGCAGGCGTGCAGGATCATCAGAACAACTATACCCGGTTCGTGCTGATCGGACGCGAGAAGCCGATGATGAAAGAAGCGTCAGGCTGCAAAACAACGATTCTCGTTACGCTTCCTGAGGATTACCCGGGCGCATTGCATCAAGTGCTGTCAGCTTTTGCCTGGAGAAGGATCAACTTGTCCAAAATCGAGTCGCGTCCGACCAAGAAAAAGCTGGGTAATTATTTTTTTTATATCGATATTGAGGCTTCCATGGATTCCGTCTTGCTCCCGGCAGCGCTTCAAGAAATTGAAGCAATTGGCTGTCAGGTCCGCATCTTGGGTTGTTACCCGACCTACTCCTATGAGCCAGAAACTTCGGAGGTGTAA
- a CDS encoding LysM peptidoglycan-binding domain-containing protein: MKIHIVKKGDSLYELSQKYNVELDKLIAANPQIQDPNVLDIGMKVKIPNTPKPIAPPTDYLYKHVVVQGDSIWKLGKAWGIPLTDMISANPQLKNPNVLMTGDVVYIPKLNPEPSQNPIPGVNPKADTSQIVPEAPLPVEAPLVSEQAVEQPNVAQAQAVPEQPNIGMQQVPIMEQPNVAQAQAVPEQPNIGMQQVPIMEQPNVAQAQAVPEQPNIGMQQVPIMEQPNVAQTQAFPQIPNVGMQQAPAMELSHVPQMPNVMPTLPSVGSNEHFGMHESFMPFHMASQPDWHTEGQAMGTGNLPPSMDLFQQYNVPAAEVMAYDTPSKGKGKENVWQQPELPSMPMMQSMQMPVMPNMPSVAEMPYFTPHAAYPAYPSMEGPLKGGDCGCGQPQLPYSMQMPTAESLPMMPNMPPSAEMPYFAPHAAYPAYPMMEGPLKGGDCGCGQPQLPYSMQMPTAESLPMMPNMPPSAEMPYFAPHAAYPAYPMMEGPFMGGDWGCGQPQLPYTMPMAAGYPVTEPFMPYPLVQHSMPMMPYGADGYPSYEQMAAVNSYPGISPFTSMAGPGSPFAMPYPWGAQEDCGYKDKHKSKGDKGKNREEEVVFSQTDAKTETKVSALAPKRKSARATISRLIERHVRKARKTEKVRKASPWMNH; encoded by the coding sequence GTGAAGATTCATATCGTGAAAAAAGGGGACTCCCTTTACGAGCTCTCCCAAAAGTACAATGTCGAGCTCGACAAGCTGATTGCGGCCAACCCGCAAATCCAAGACCCGAACGTTCTTGACATCGGCATGAAGGTGAAAATTCCTAATACGCCGAAGCCGATCGCACCGCCCACAGATTATTTGTATAAGCACGTTGTCGTACAGGGAGATTCGATTTGGAAGCTGGGTAAAGCGTGGGGCATCCCGCTGACAGACATGATCTCCGCCAACCCGCAGCTTAAAAATCCCAATGTTTTGATGACCGGGGATGTCGTTTATATTCCTAAGCTGAACCCGGAGCCTTCCCAGAACCCCATTCCGGGTGTGAATCCAAAAGCGGACACGTCACAGATCGTTCCTGAAGCTCCGCTGCCGGTAGAAGCGCCGTTGGTCTCTGAGCAGGCTGTAGAACAGCCGAATGTGGCGCAAGCTCAAGCGGTTCCTGAGCAGCCGAACATAGGGATGCAGCAGGTCCCAATCATGGAGCAGCCGAATGTGGCGCAAGCTCAAGCGGTTCCTGAGCAGCCGAACATAGGGATGCAGCAGGTCCCAATCATGGAGCAGCCGAATGTGGCGCAAGCTCAAGCGGTTCCTGAGCAGCCGAACATAGGGATGCAGCAGGTCCCAATCATGGAGCAGCCGAATGTGGCGCAAACCCAAGCGTTTCCGCAAATACCTAACGTAGGGATGCAGCAGGCCCCGGCCATGGAGCTTTCTCATGTTCCGCAGATGCCGAACGTGATGCCTACACTGCCGTCAGTGGGGAGCAATGAGCATTTTGGGATGCATGAATCGTTCATGCCTTTTCACATGGCCTCACAGCCAGATTGGCATACGGAGGGTCAGGCGATGGGAACAGGGAACCTGCCGCCTTCAATGGATTTGTTCCAGCAGTATAACGTACCGGCTGCCGAAGTCATGGCATACGATACGCCATCCAAAGGCAAAGGAAAAGAAAATGTGTGGCAGCAGCCGGAGCTCCCGTCCATGCCAATGATGCAATCGATGCAGATGCCAGTGATGCCGAATATGCCTTCTGTTGCCGAAATGCCCTATTTCACCCCTCATGCGGCATACCCCGCATATCCGTCGATGGAAGGGCCGCTTAAGGGAGGAGATTGCGGATGCGGTCAGCCGCAGCTACCTTACTCGATGCAAATGCCAACAGCAGAATCACTTCCAATGATGCCGAATATGCCTCCGAGCGCCGAGATGCCTTATTTCGCCCCCCATGCCGCTTACCCCGCATACCCGATGATGGAAGGGCCGCTTAAGGGAGGAGATTGCGGATGCGGTCAGCCGCAGCTACCTTACTCGATGCAAATGCCAACAGCAGAATCACTTCCAATGATGCCGAATATGCCTCCGAGCGCCGAGATGCCTTATTTCGCCCCCCATGCCGCTTACCCCGCATACCCGATGATGGAAGGGCCGTTTATGGGAGGAGATTGGGGATGCGGTCAGCCACAGCTTCCTTACACGATGCCGATGGCGGCAGGTTATCCGGTGACAGAGCCGTTCATGCCGTATCCTTTGGTTCAGCACAGCATGCCTATGATGCCTTACGGAGCAGATGGCTACCCGTCATACGAGCAGATGGCTGCAGTCAATTCCTATCCGGGGATTTCTCCGTTCACGAGTATGGCCGGTCCGGGCTCTCCTTTTGCCATGCCATATCCTTGGGGAGCGCAAGAAGATTGCGGTTATAAAGACAAACATAAATCCAAAGGTGACAAAGGTAAAAACAGGGAGGAAGAAGTGGTTTTTTCGCAAACTGATGCTAAGACGGAAACCAAGGTGTCTGCATTAGCGCCGAAACGGAAATCGGCGCGTGCCACGATCAGCAGACTGATCGAGCGTCACGTACGTAAAGCTCGCAAAACGGAAAAGGTGAGAAAAGCGTCGCCTTGGATGAATCATTGA
- a CDS encoding homoserine dehydrogenase, producing MKPIKVGLLGLGTVGTGVVRIVENHQHDLLSQSGSPIEISKILVQDKSKARNISVSPDALTENPWDVIENPEIDVVVEVMGGIELSKQLILSALDHGKHIVTANKDLMALYGPEILAKAAEKGCDVFYEASVAGGIPIIRTLVEGFTSDRITKIMGIVNGTTNYILTKMSQEGAAYEDVLKEAQQLGYAEADPTSDVEGFDAARKMTILSTLGFRANVALADVAVNGISKVSKEDIAYGKRLGYEVKLLGIAERQDELLSISVQPTMVKHSHPLASVNGVFNAVYVYGEAVGETMFYGPGAGEMPTATSVVADLVAVVRNLNLGINGRRGFVPYKEKKLKTDEQIVSKNFIRLHVQDKAGVLAQITQVFAEHEVSLESVLQQPDRTNPLAEIIIITHDANKASMNKVLKQFESMDVVQAIKSVYRVEG from the coding sequence ATGAAACCGATCAAAGTAGGCTTACTTGGTCTCGGTACTGTAGGTACCGGGGTTGTCCGCATCGTAGAAAATCACCAGCACGATCTGCTTAGCCAATCAGGCTCGCCGATTGAAATTTCCAAAATTTTGGTACAGGATAAAAGCAAGGCTCGTAATATTAGCGTGTCTCCGGATGCACTGACGGAAAATCCGTGGGATGTCATCGAGAACCCCGAGATCGATGTCGTCGTTGAAGTGATGGGCGGCATTGAGCTGTCGAAGCAGCTGATTCTAAGCGCACTGGATCACGGTAAACATATCGTTACGGCCAATAAGGATCTGATGGCTCTGTACGGGCCGGAAATCTTGGCGAAAGCAGCTGAGAAAGGCTGCGACGTGTTCTACGAAGCAAGCGTGGCCGGAGGCATTCCGATCATCCGGACGCTGGTTGAGGGCTTCACCTCCGATCGGATTACGAAGATTATGGGCATAGTCAACGGCACGACCAACTATATTTTGACGAAAATGAGCCAGGAAGGCGCAGCCTATGAGGATGTGCTTAAGGAAGCGCAGCAGCTCGGGTACGCCGAGGCTGATCCTACCTCTGACGTGGAAGGCTTCGATGCCGCGAGGAAAATGACGATTCTCAGCACGCTCGGCTTCCGGGCGAACGTGGCGCTCGCCGATGTCGCAGTGAACGGCATCTCGAAGGTAAGTAAAGAGGATATCGCCTACGGTAAGCGTCTCGGCTACGAAGTGAAGCTGCTCGGCATTGCGGAGCGCCAAGACGAGCTCCTCAGCATTAGCGTCCAGCCGACGATGGTCAAGCATTCGCATCCGCTCGCATCCGTTAACGGCGTGTTTAACGCCGTATACGTGTACGGCGAAGCAGTGGGCGAAACGATGTTTTACGGTCCGGGCGCAGGCGAGATGCCGACGGCGACCTCGGTAGTGGCTGATCTTGTGGCTGTAGTTCGCAACCTGAACCTTGGGATTAACGGCCGCAGAGGATTCGTTCCGTACAAGGAAAAGAAGCTCAAAACCGATGAACAGATCGTCTCGAAAAACTTTATCCGGCTTCATGTACAGGATAAGGCGGGGGTACTTGCGCAAATTACGCAGGTGTTTGCTGAACACGAAGTTAGCCTGGAGTCGGTGCTGCAGCAGCCGGATCGCACGAATCCGCTGGCCGAAATTATTATCATCACCCATGATGCGAACAAAGCATCCATGAACAAAGTGCTGAAGCAGTTCGAGTCGATGGATGTCGTTCAAGCGATCAAGAGCGTTTACCGTGTGGAAGGCTAA
- the ilvE gene encoding branched-chain-amino-acid transaminase produces MAQVIYLNGEYVSKENAKVSVYDHGFLYGDGIFEGIRIYNGNIFKCKEHMDRLYDSAKSIMLDIPLKQDEMQAVLAETIRRNELRDGYIRLIVSRGPGDLGLDPRRSPKANVIIIVEQLSIYPEEAYVNGLKTVSVSTRRNVPDALNPKIKSLNYLNNILVKIQANLAGVGEAIMLNSQGYVAEGSSDNIFIVKRGIVYTPPCYCGALEGITRAAIIEICGKLGYAVKEEPFTLHDVYVADEVFFTGTAAEVIAVREVDARIIGEGKAGPITTHLLKEFRTLVEIDGLKVYQ; encoded by the coding sequence GTGGCACAAGTCATCTACTTAAACGGGGAATACGTCAGCAAGGAAAACGCGAAAGTATCGGTTTACGATCATGGTTTTTTGTATGGCGACGGCATTTTTGAAGGGATTCGGATTTACAACGGAAACATTTTTAAATGCAAGGAGCACATGGACCGACTGTATGACTCAGCCAAATCCATCATGCTGGACATTCCTTTGAAACAGGATGAGATGCAGGCCGTGTTGGCCGAAACGATTCGCCGCAACGAGCTGCGTGACGGCTATATTCGTTTGATTGTTTCCAGGGGGCCAGGGGATCTGGGTCTTGATCCGAGACGCTCGCCCAAAGCGAATGTAATCATTATCGTGGAGCAGCTGTCGATTTATCCGGAAGAGGCTTATGTGAACGGTCTGAAGACGGTATCCGTCTCCACGAGACGCAATGTGCCTGACGCGCTCAATCCGAAGATCAAATCGTTAAACTATTTGAATAACATTTTGGTCAAAATTCAGGCAAACCTGGCAGGTGTTGGCGAAGCAATAATGCTGAATTCACAGGGATATGTTGCCGAAGGCTCTTCGGACAACATTTTCATCGTGAAACGCGGCATCGTGTATACTCCTCCATGCTACTGCGGTGCTCTTGAAGGCATTACGCGCGCAGCGATTATCGAGATTTGCGGTAAGCTGGGATATGCAGTCAAGGAAGAGCCGTTCACGCTGCATGACGTTTATGTGGCGGACGAGGTGTTCTTCACCGGCACGGCCGCGGAGGTCATCGCTGTACGCGAAGTCGATGCACGTATTATAGGCGAAGGCAAAGCCGGCCCGATTACCACGCACCTGCTGAAGGAATTCCGCACGTTGGTTGAGATCGATGGCTTGAAGGTTTATCAATAA
- the lepB gene encoding signal peptidase I: protein MHPIIKEIWAWVRSLAAAFVLTILIGLFVFQPTKVLGHSMDPTLHNEQRIYVSKLSHTFGYEPDYSDIVIIDSRVDRLRSFKDDVLEHPLLRLLRGDNDPSMYVKRVIGKSGDVLELKNSKLYRNGEQLDEPYLNETMELTADQKWTVPEGHVFVMGDNRNHSKDSRDIGFIPDSHILGIKI from the coding sequence ATGCATCCGATCATAAAAGAAATTTGGGCTTGGGTTCGCTCACTTGCCGCCGCATTCGTATTGACGATTTTGATCGGTTTGTTTGTTTTCCAACCGACCAAGGTACTAGGTCACTCGATGGATCCGACACTGCATAATGAGCAGCGCATTTATGTATCCAAGCTGTCCCATACGTTCGGCTACGAACCTGATTACAGCGACATTGTCATCATAGACAGCCGGGTAGACCGTCTGCGTTCCTTCAAGGACGACGTACTGGAGCATCCTCTGCTGCGTTTGCTTCGCGGGGATAACGATCCGAGCATGTACGTGAAACGGGTTATCGGTAAATCTGGAGACGTGCTGGAGCTTAAAAACAGCAAGCTGTACCGGAATGGTGAGCAGTTGGATGAGCCCTATTTGAACGAAACGATGGAGCTTACCGCAGACCAAAAGTGGACCGTGCCGGAAGGGCATGTTTTCGTAATGGGAGACAACCGCAATCATAGTAAAGACAGCCGGGATATCGGCTTCATCCCGGACAGTCATATCCTGGGTATTAAAATCTGA
- a CDS encoding HNH endonuclease, producing MNTGAHCLLHKTCSRCGQTKYYLQFPTKGSKRSRNGARKNICRKCARKKAKLKLPETEALHVKELLPAGIPGISEPLRPLTFPAPPPSSKKGAASLLRQDRQGIIRMKGKSNNGRRWIQDIDWSLAVLLVEERAAIVLNPYMIRRLYSNDDFRRMIMQRDGYSCYYCGGYGDTIDHIVPKSKGGHTTPVNCVCSCYFCNQNKADQDAERFIGARTMDGREI from the coding sequence ATGAACACGGGCGCGCATTGCCTGCTGCACAAAACATGCAGCCGATGCGGACAAACCAAGTATTATCTTCAGTTTCCCACCAAGGGCTCCAAACGTTCACGGAACGGGGCGCGCAAAAACATTTGCCGCAAGTGTGCGAGAAAGAAGGCGAAGCTGAAGCTACCGGAAACGGAGGCGCTTCATGTGAAGGAGCTGCTGCCTGCAGGAATACCGGGAATCTCCGAGCCGCTGAGACCGCTCACCTTCCCAGCGCCGCCCCCGTCCAGCAAGAAAGGCGCGGCCAGCCTTCTCCGGCAGGATCGGCAGGGAATCATCCGTATGAAAGGAAAAAGCAATAACGGCAGGCGATGGATTCAAGACATCGATTGGAGCCTGGCGGTGCTGCTTGTTGAGGAACGTGCGGCGATTGTCTTAAATCCCTACATGATCCGGAGGCTGTACAGCAATGATGATTTCCGCAGGATGATCATGCAGCGGGACGGGTACAGCTGTTATTACTGCGGGGGGTACGGCGACACGATCGATCATATCGTGCCGAAATCCAAAGGTGGTCATACCACGCCCGTTAACTGCGTTTGTTCCTGCTACTTCTGCAATCAAAACAAAGCGGACCAGGATGCGGAACGCTTTATCGGCGCTCGTACCATGGACGGCAGAGAAATATAG
- a CDS encoding NUDIX hydrolase, which yields MIRARMIATALLFHDNDLLMMKRSLTRTLSPGLWAAVGGHLEAEEINDPETAVLREIHEETGLLPEEITGLRLQYILIRLNQKEVRQQFIYTARSARRDVSLTEEGELHWIPREKVLDREIPFIFHRLLEHYFAHGPSRHVWVGTAGYDSEGIPTVHWTELADPQQV from the coding sequence TTGATTCGAGCCCGCATGATCGCCACTGCGCTTCTTTTTCACGATAACGATTTACTGATGATGAAAAGATCCTTGACACGCACGCTTTCCCCAGGTTTGTGGGCCGCCGTCGGGGGGCATTTGGAGGCGGAGGAAATCAATGATCCGGAAACCGCCGTACTCAGAGAAATTCACGAGGAGACGGGATTGCTGCCCGAAGAGATTACCGGTCTGCGGCTGCAGTACATTCTGATTCGGCTGAACCAGAAGGAAGTAAGACAGCAGTTCATCTATACAGCAAGGTCCGCACGGCGCGACGTCAGCCTGACCGAAGAGGGCGAACTGCACTGGATTCCGCGCGAGAAGGTGCTGGACCGAGAGATCCCTTTTATTTTTCATCGATTATTGGAGCATTATTTCGCTCACGGTCCAAGCCGCCACGTTTGGGTAGGAACAGCGGGCTATGACAGTGAGGGTATTCCGACGGTTCATTGGACGGAGCTAGCGGACCCGCAGCAGGTGTAA
- a CDS encoding BofC C-terminal domain-containing protein has product MGKIVKTNQHLYDRGDRMNLLSFWNQLKKKLKKKLRVKRRWLNLAGILLVAGAFVAGIWLYSERWAGPSARDAREQAVFSRNMKEFSQPEDEVRMLVAGMDGPREAYVKKAYVCGEEFQRLGMMSSSDILNYYRDHPSLTVSLDEGSKVYFTELVDDLSPQCKNNAYFGLDIKGNLSLFEGVPGSGGESVIRTFFQLNIEHLESSLPRETVKQLYQGIRVRDLDDYNSVLSTLSDYAVEETEKVMQNEPNY; this is encoded by the coding sequence ATGGGAAAAATAGTAAAAACAAATCAGCATTTATATGACAGAGGGGATCGAATGAATCTGCTCAGCTTCTGGAATCAGTTAAAAAAAAAGTTGAAAAAAAAGCTTCGCGTCAAACGCCGTTGGTTGAATTTGGCCGGGATTTTGCTCGTGGCTGGTGCTTTTGTTGCTGGAATATGGCTCTATAGCGAGCGGTGGGCGGGACCTTCGGCTAGGGATGCGCGGGAACAAGCGGTATTCAGCCGGAATATGAAGGAATTCTCACAGCCGGAGGATGAAGTGCGTATGTTGGTGGCGGGCATGGATGGTCCAAGGGAAGCTTATGTGAAAAAAGCCTATGTGTGCGGTGAGGAGTTTCAACGGCTCGGTATGATGAGTTCAAGCGACATTTTGAACTATTACCGCGACCATCCGTCCCTGACGGTCAGTTTGGATGAAGGAAGCAAGGTGTATTTTACGGAACTGGTGGACGACCTGTCCCCACAGTGCAAAAACAACGCCTACTTCGGACTGGATATAAAGGGGAACCTATCGCTGTTCGAGGGTGTGCCCGGATCTGGGGGCGAAAGCGTGATCCGTACGTTTTTCCAGCTGAACATTGAGCATTTGGAAAGCAGTCTCCCTCGTGAGACGGTAAAGCAGCTGTACCAAGGGATCCGGGTAAGGGATTTGGATGACTATAACAGCGTGCTGTCGACCTTGAGCGATTATGCGGTGGAAGAGACGGAGAAAGTGATGCAAAATGAACCAAACTACTAG
- the thrB gene encoding homoserine kinase — MENSSRKVRVKVPASTANLGPGFDTLGMALDLYAWIEMGFAEHTRIELFGDQVKGVPTDKSNLIYEVAQMVFKRAGVSHPELYIGMYSEIPLTRGLGSSASAIVGALAAANALIGSPLSDDELFQMATELEQHPDNVGASLFGGLVVAFWDGTRAEYIRVEPQEQLEVLVAIPQFQLSTEKARGVLPREQSLENAVFNVGHSSVLVAALCTGRLDMIARAMKDALHQPYRAGLVPGLGDILAEATNRGALGVALSGAGPTILALVDRRSSRKAELEQFMVDTLKREGIEATTMWLNPDKHGVQVQPLTPDDERCTLLEKIKGEVRA, encoded by the coding sequence ATGGAGAACAGCAGCAGGAAAGTACGCGTTAAGGTGCCGGCGAGCACGGCGAACCTGGGCCCTGGTTTTGATACGCTGGGCATGGCGCTGGATTTGTATGCATGGATCGAGATGGGCTTTGCGGAGCATACCCGCATTGAGCTGTTCGGCGATCAAGTCAAGGGCGTGCCGACGGACAAAAGCAACCTGATCTATGAGGTGGCCCAGATGGTGTTTAAGCGGGCTGGCGTAAGCCACCCGGAACTGTACATCGGCATGTACAGCGAAATTCCGCTGACGCGAGGCCTTGGCAGCAGCGCGTCAGCGATCGTGGGCGCGCTCGCCGCGGCCAACGCGCTTATCGGCAGTCCGCTGTCCGATGACGAGCTGTTCCAGATGGCGACGGAACTGGAGCAGCACCCCGATAATGTCGGGGCCTCTCTGTTCGGCGGACTGGTCGTCGCCTTCTGGGATGGCACGCGGGCGGAGTATATCCGCGTGGAGCCGCAAGAACAGCTGGAAGTGCTGGTAGCCATCCCGCAATTCCAGCTGTCGACGGAGAAGGCGCGGGGCGTTCTGCCGCGTGAACAAAGCCTCGAGAATGCCGTCTTCAACGTCGGCCACTCCTCAGTGCTAGTCGCTGCCTTGTGCACTGGCCGGTTGGATATGATCGCACGCGCAATGAAGGACGCGCTGCATCAGCCTTACCGCGCCGGGCTCGTGCCGGGCCTGGGTGATATTCTCGCCGAGGCGACGAATCGCGGTGCCTTGGGCGTGGCTCTTAGCGGAGCGGGTCCGACGATCCTTGCGCTCGTAGACCGCAGAAGTTCCCGGAAGGCGGAGCTGGAGCAGTTCATGGTGGATACGCTGAAGCGGGAGGGTATCGAAGCGACGACCATGTGGCTGAATCCGGACAAGCATGGGGTGCAGGTTCAACCGTTGACACCTGATGACGAAAGGTGTACATTACTGGAAAAGATAAAAGGAGAGGTTCGCGCATGA
- a CDS encoding ACT domain-containing protein, which translates to MPDKHAAEEKPEGVERYFLVRKDILPEALIKTVQAKELLARGEVKTIHEAVEQVELSRSAFYKYKDGIYPLSKLDRERIVTISMDLEHRSGILSRVLAMIAGLEGNVLTIHQTIPLQGVANVVISVETSKMGENVAFLLDKLRGQDGVGRAAVVGQG; encoded by the coding sequence GTGCCGGACAAACATGCCGCAGAGGAAAAGCCGGAAGGCGTCGAGCGTTATTTCTTGGTGCGCAAGGATATTTTGCCGGAGGCGCTGATCAAGACGGTGCAAGCCAAGGAGCTGCTGGCCCGCGGAGAAGTGAAGACGATTCACGAAGCGGTGGAGCAGGTCGAGCTGAGCCGAAGCGCATTCTATAAATACAAGGACGGCATTTACCCGTTAAGCAAACTCGACCGTGAAAGGATCGTTACGATCTCCATGGATTTGGAGCACCGTTCGGGCATTTTGTCCCGGGTCCTCGCCATGATTGCAGGACTTGAAGGCAATGTGCTGACGATTCACCAGACAATTCCGCTTCAAGGGGTGGCCAATGTGGTCATTTCCGTGGAAACGTCCAAGATGGGCGAGAATGTCGCTTTTCTGCTTGACAAGCTGCGGGGACAGGATGGCGTCGGCCGCGCCGCAGTTGTCGGACAGGGCTAA